One Conger conger chromosome 18, fConCon1.1, whole genome shotgun sequence DNA window includes the following coding sequences:
- the ppp2r5d gene encoding serine/threonine-protein phosphatase 2A 56 kDa regulatory subunit delta isoform, translating into MPNKTKKEKEPTKSAKSSSKNSNVSGGKDAATENSDEAQQQQTASKRPSNSTPPPTQLNKIKYSGGPQIVKKERRQSSSRFNLSKNRELQKLPALKDAPPIDREELFVQKLRQCCVLFDFVTDPLSDLKYKEVKRAGLNEMVEYITHNRDVVTESIYPEAVIMFSVNLFRTLPPSSNPTGAEFDPEEDEPTLEAAWPHLQLVYEFFLRFLESPDFQPNVAKKYIDQKFVLSLLELFDSEDPRERDFLKTILHRIYGKFLGLRAYIRRQINNIFYRFIYETEHHNGIAELLEILGSIINGFALPLKEEHKMFLIRVLLPLHKVKSLSVYHPQLAYCVVQFLEKDSSLTEPVIMGLLKFWPKTHSPKEVMFLNELEEILDVIEPSEFVKVMEPLFRQLAKCVSSPHFQVAERALYYWNNEYIMSLISDNAARILPIMFPALYKNSKSHWNKTIHGLIYNALKLFMEMNQKLFDDCTQQYKAEKQKEKYKLKEREEIWHKIEELAKQNPQNAKVQPGLHPQEELMVYNESSAGMPLYSMETETPTAEDIQLLKKTVETEATQGTKELKKDKVLMRRKSELPQDVYTIKALEAHKRAEEYLTANQEAL; encoded by the exons ATGCCgaataaaactaaaaaagagAAG GAACCAACAAAATCTGCTAAAAGCAGCTCAAAAAACAGCAACGTTAGCGGTGGAAAGGACGCCGCAACTGAAAATTCAGATGAG gcccagcagcagcagaccgCCAGCAAGCGCCCCAGCAacagcaccccccctcccacccagcTCAACAAAATCAAGTACTCCGGGGGTCCGCAGATCGTCAAGAAGGAGCGTCGGCAGAGCTCCTCGCGGTTTAACCTCAGCAAGAACCGGGAGCTGCAGAAACTCCCCGCCCTCAAAG ATGCGCCGCCTATCGACAGGGAGGAGCTGTTCGTGCAGAAGCTGCGGCAGTGCTGCGTGCTGTTCGACTTCGTCACCGACCCGCTCAGCGACCTCAAGTACAAGGAGGTGAAGCGGGCCGGCCTCAACGAGATGGTGGAATACATCACGCACAACCGCGACGTCGTCACAGAGTCCATCTACCCGGAGGCGGTCATCATG TTTTCAGTGAACCTCTTTCGGACCCTGCCTCCATCCTCAAACCCAACGGGGGCAGAGTTCGACCCCGAAGAGGACGAGCCCACCCTCGAAGCAGCCTGGCCGCACCTGCAG CTGGTGTACGAGTTCTTCTTACGATTCCTGGAGTCTCCTGATTTCCAGCCCAACGTCGCCAAAAAATACATTGACCAAAAGTTTGTATTATCC CTCCTGGAGCTGTTCGACAGCGAGGACCCCAGGGAACGGGACTTCCTCAAGACAATCCTGCACAGGATCTACGGAAAGTTCCTGGGCCTGCGAGCCTACATCAGGCGGCAGATCAACAACATCTTCTACAG GTTTATATATGAAACGGAGCATCATAATGGAATTGCAGAGCTTTTAGAAATCTTAGGAAG caTAATCAATGGCTTCGCGCTGCCGCTGAAGGAAGAGCACAAGATGTTCCTGATCCGAGTGCTGCTCCCGCTGCACAAAGTCAAGTCCCTGAGCGTGTACCACCCACAG CTGGCCTACTGCGTGGTGCAGTTCTTGGAAAAAGACAGCAGCCTAACTGAGCCT GTCATCATGGGCCTGCTGAAGTTCTGGCCCAAGACCCACAGCCCCAAAGAGGTGATGTTCCTCAACGAGCTGGAGGAGATCCTGGACGTCATCGAGCCCTCCGAGTTCGTCAAGGTCATGGAGCCGCTCTTCCGGCAGCTGGCCAAGTGCGTGTCGAGCCCACACTTCCAG GTGGCCGAGAGGGCGCTGTATTACTGGAACAACGAGTACATCATGAGCCTCATCAGCGACAACGCCGCCCGCATCCTCCCCATCATGTTCCCCGCCCTCTACAAGAACTCCAAGAGCCACTGGAACAA GACAATACACGGGCTGATCTACAACGCTCTCAAGCTCTTCATGGAGATGAACCAGAAGCTGTTTGACGACTGCACCCAGCAGTACAAGGCCGAGAAGCAGAA AGAGAAGTACAAGCTGAAGGAACGGGAGGAGATTTGGCACAAGATTGAGGAGCTGGCGAAGCAGAACCCCCAG AATGCCAAGGTCCAGCCTGGACTTCACCCACAGGAAGAG ttgatGGTGTACAATGAGAGCTCGGCTGGGATGCCCCTGTACTCCATGGAAACGGAGACGCCCACCGCTGAAGACATCCAGCTGCTGAAGAAGACGGTGGAGACGGAAGCCACCCAG